The following DNA comes from Hordeum vulgare subsp. vulgare chromosome 3H, MorexV3_pseudomolecules_assembly, whole genome shotgun sequence.
AAGGAATCACTCCTACACAAGACCTTAGTGTACTATCAAGAAGATTACAATGCCATAAATTTAATTAATAATATGATAACTGAATGAACCAACTAATGCATAGATTTTGCACCCAAGTTTGTGGATCTTACATGGATCTTGCACGATTTATTTTTTAGAATATAACAGAGACAACAAAGTAAACATTGGATCGATGTCCATGGCTTGGAGTCAGACTCAGTCTTCATCTCCTCAGTAGGGGTAGCCGGCGTTCGGCCCGAAACCCTGATGCACCATCTCCATAACGGCGGTTGACTCTGGCACCGGTGGCAGCATCTGCTCAGCGGCGAAACCTGGCTGCGGCTGCATCGCCATAAACATCTGGTGCAtctgcggcggcggtggacgcATCGCCATCTGCATCTGCTGCATCTCAATCCCGGCGTTGGCGTTGCTGCTGCTACCGAGCTCAAAGGTACTGGCACTGAAGAGCtgtagcggcggcggcggtggacgcaTCGCCATCTGCATCTGCTGCATCTCAATCCCGGCGTTGTCGTTGCTGCTGCTACCGACCTCAAAGGTACTGGCACTGAAGAgctggagcggcggcggcggtggcgggggcACCTGGAGCTTACGCTTAATGTCGAGATGATATGCCTCCATGAGAACCTGGTTGGAGCGTCCGGAGACGGCGGCCTGCACCTGCATGAGCGTGGCAGCGAAGGCCGCCATGTCCTCATACCCCATGTCGTGCACCTCGGGTTGGAGCCACGCGGCAATCTGGTCGCCCGCGGCGTGCTGCTGGGCCAGGGCCTCGTCCGCCCGCTTCTTCCCCTTGTTCCGCTCCGCCAGCTCCTTGCGCATCACGCCGTGCAGCCGGTACAGCGTCTGTAGCCtgtggtcggcggcggcggcttggACCTCCGCGCCGTCCCCCGCCATGAAGCGGTCGACGACGGCGTCAACGGAggggtggccgaaggagaagacaTTGCCGCCGGGCGAGAAGACGACGGCGGCCACCTGGGCGCCGGTGAGCTCGGCCAGCATGCTGGCCTTGCTGAACAGCCCACCCTTGCGCTttgagaaggacacatgccgtgcGTTCTTCTTGACGATCGGGAGGAGGACGGTCTTCTTCCGGCCGTTGCCACCCTTGCGCTTGGCCGCCATTGCTCGGTGGCTGACTAGTAGAAACAAAGGAAGGAAGACGAGGTGGATGAAGATCTGTCAGGGTCGCGAGAGTTTATATAGCACCGGAAATTGAAATCTCAGAGGAAATTGCCTCTCTGTGCTAGGTACTGCATTCAAACTCAAGATTTCCTACAATAAAATTTTGATCACGTATAAAATTTGATCCTGTATATATTGACGTCAGTACTTACGTATCATTACCTGTATACTCTTTTTTGAACACTTTGCTTCCTCTTTTTTTGAACAGTCATTACCTGTATACTCGGATCGTTGTAGTGTAGTTGCATTGCACTACGGTTCCGTAGGCACCACTGATTTTCTGATGCACGTACGTATATGAATCTCACGTCATACTCGACGACCTCGCGACCGCGACGGTGCTCCGCGGGCCAGATCCCACCCCCGATCGGCTAGTTGGGGGCCGGTTCTGATCGCTCATTTCTGATGGAGAGGAGGATGGCGAGGAGGACAGCAGAGACGACGGACGGTAATCCCTGCGCCAATTCCATCTGATTTGCTTTGCGAATTGTTGGCTTTTTTTTTTGCCAATTGTTGACTGTTACCTACACAAAGGAGGTGGTGGCGACGATCGTGGGCGGCATCATTCTGGCTGCTGCTCCGACGTGGGAGGGTCTCAGGGCGGAGAATGATGTCGAGGTGCTGCCCCCGATCGTTCAACGGCACACGGCGGCAACGACGGTAGGCATTGGCGTGGACCTATTCCTAAGGTAAGTTTACCGGCACTCACACTCAGTGACTGTATTCTGACTCAACAGTTGGATGACaatgacgaggaagaagaaacatagGGCGCCACATGCAATAGTCGCGTCATCGTCAATGCCGATGACATCTACCGTGATCTAGGAGTCGCGTCATAGTCGTTTAAATTTTTTTAGGGATGCCAAACACTTTATTAATCTATGGAAGCATTAAGGGGTATACAATTTGGATCATGGGGTGAAAGAAGCCACATGTGGCGACCCTGATCAAGCAAAAAAGAGTGTTTGGCAAGATTATGTGCATCACTATTTGGCGCTCTATTctcataaataaaaaagacaactaTTAAAAGAGGCACTCCTCATAGTAATCTCTTCGATCACCAAAGAGTAAGGTCCACCAGACCCTTCCCGAATGCCTTCAATCACCCGTTTGCAGTCACAAGCAATAGTGATGTTCTCGATAACAAGATCTATAGCCAAAGCTAGCGCTTCCCGGCAGGCGATTGCTTTCTAGAACTGACGGGTCTACACATCCAGGgataacaagagatgaagaacccAAA
Coding sequences within:
- the LOC123442308 gene encoding floral homeotic protein APETALA 1-like; this encodes MSDQNRPPTSRSGVGSGPRSTVAVARSSSNDCSKKEEAKCSKKSIQIFIHLVFLPLFLLVSHRAMAAKRKGGNGRKKTVLLPIVKKNARHVSFSKRKGGLFSKASMLAELTGAQVAAVVFSPGGNVFSFGHPSVDAVVDRFMAGDGAEVQAAAADHRLQTLYRLHGVMRKELAERNKGKKRADEALAQQHAAGDQIAAWLQPEVHDMGYEDMAAFAATLMQVQAAVSGRSNQVLMEAYHLDIKRKLQVPPPPPPPLQLFSASTFEVGSSSNDNAGIEMQQMQMAMRPPPPPLQLFSASTFELGSSSNANAGIEMQQMQMAMRPPPPQMHQMFMAMQPQPGFAAEQMLPPVPESTAVMEMVHQGFGPNAGYPY